The following DNA comes from Moritella sp. 24.
ACCAGCACAATCTTTTACTGTACCGACGTTACCACATACTTCAACATGGTGCCCATCTAGAGTAATTGCAGGTAAGTCTTTCATTTTAAGCAGCTCAGCTTTGTCAGCAAGATACTGTGCTTGAGTCGCTTTATATTCTTTGATTACGTCTTCTGATGGATTAACAATAACACTGTTGTTAATTGCATCAAGGATAACGAAGTCACCAGATTTGATGATTTCAGTTACGTTACCTGTGCCTACAACCGCTGGTAGTTCTAATGAACGAGCCATGATTGATGTATGTGCAGTACGGCCACCTAAGTCAGTCACGAAACCTAAGATTTTATCTAGGTTAATCTGTGCTGTTTCTGATGGTGTTAAGTCGCTTGCGATTAGAATTACTTCTTCTTCGATTGCGCTTAATGATACGATTTCCATACCTAGTGCATTTTTTACGATACGATTACCGATGTCACGGAAATCAGCTGCACGTTCTCTTAAGTACGGGTCGTCTAAAGCAGCCATCATTTCAGCGTTTTCTTCAATGATGCTGTGAATAGCAAGATCTGCCGATGCTTTATTTTTCTTAATAAAGGTTACGATATCTTCTTCTAGCTCTTCATCTTCAAGTAGCATCATATGCCCTTCAAAGATTTCAGCTTTCTCGTCGCCAAATGTTTGGCGTGCCATTTCCGTGATAGCTTCAAGCTGTGTCGCAGACTTATCCCTAGCAGCTACAAAAATAGCTATTTGTTCATCGATCTGTGCAGTTTCAATAGTTTGTTTATTAAGTACAATTTCTTCGTTAATGAATAATTGTGCTTTACCAAAAGCAATACCTGGTGAGGCGAGAATGCCTGATATCATAACCTTTCCTTACTTCAATACAAAAAATACGTTAATAACGGATGGGGTCTATTCTAAAATATCCATAAGAGCAACTAGAGCGTCAACAGCCGCTTGCTCATCAGTACCTTCTGCAGAAATAGTCATAGTTACACCTTTAGAAAGGCCTAACGTTTGTAGTTTAAATAAGCTTGTAGCGCTTGCAGATTTACCGCCAGCTTCAACAGAAATTTTTGATTCGAATTCTTTTGCTTTCTTTACGAAAAGTGCAGCTGGACGAGTGTGAAGACCGTTTGGTGCGATAATTTCAACTGATTTTTGATACATAACTTATTCCTTAAATAACGATTCTAAAAAGAGTGTTTCACTATAACCATAAGTCTAATTGTAATCTAATTTTACAGAGTAAAATAACTATTTTTCATAAAAAAAATGGGTATAGATCATGTTTTCGTAAGTTTTACGACAAAACAATGCGATGTAAGTATATTACCCCTAATTTCACTCCAAGTTGTAGTTTAATTACAACAAAAATAGCAAAGTGTGACCGCTATCAATAGCAGAAAAAAAACTCGGGTGTATAAAAAAAAGCCGCTAGTGCGGCTTTTGTTAATCTTGTTAATTGTATGTAACTACAAAATCGTGATTGTAACTAGAACAATACGCTTGTAACTATTGTTGTAGTTCTTGCTCAGTAAATACACCATCGAATAATGCAGTACTTAAATAG
Coding sequences within:
- a CDS encoding HPr family phosphocarrier protein, with product MYQKSVEIIAPNGLHTRPAALFVKKAKEFESKISVEAGGKSASATSLFKLQTLGLSKGVTMTISAEGTDEQAAVDALVALMDILE